From the Lactuca sativa cultivar Salinas chromosome 9, Lsat_Salinas_v11, whole genome shotgun sequence genome, the window aacttcatctGATAAATGGAGAGAAAATTTGTAATTCATGACTCACCTTGTTTAGTTTTTCCCTGACCAATCGAACTGTCTGGTTCATCGATTCTAATGGAAAATAATCCTGATATcatatttcacaaataatatttGAGTCACCATTTTGTCAAGGGATATGGAATGTATATATGAAAAACGACAAAAAATGCCCTTCTTTTTTTGTAagtatttgttttgttttataaacAACTGATAAAAATAAGTAATCTACCATTTTGTCAAAAGTATGAAAAAATAATTTGTAAAATCCCGAATTTTGACTAATGTTAAGGTGATtcagaaatttttcatttttcattttctaaAATTCAGAAAAATTGGAGATGCTAAAAATGAGAtaatataaaatgttttaaacCTGATTAGACGAAACTGTTGAGGGAAGAGTTTGACTGTGAACAGTATGTTGAGCATGTGGCTCCAGTGGGTCCCTGCAACAAGAACATATAATCCAGATATGCCAATAGAGATAGGATAAAACAATAAGATCTAGATTCAAACCTGTGTTGGATATTTAATGGTTGTGATATGAAATTAGTCTGAGATTGAGTTGAACTCAATTTAGGTTGACTACAAGAAACTGCACGCATATTCATAACACCAGAACCCTTGGATCTTCCAGCTGAAAAAACAGCAATAACAAACTATACAGGTATTTAATCCATCTAGAAAACAAAATCTttgtaaatataaaatatgatattATACAACACTTACGATTAAGTCTAGCTACAACTTCTGTTCTTCTACCTTCCAACTTCTCTTTTGTGTCACTAAGGTTCTCATATTGAGGTGCATATGAGACTTGAATCCGATTTCCAATAAACACTGATTCATCCAACTTCCTTTTTGCAAATCTAAAACAATATTTTGATGAAGAATTCTGACATTCCACCGGATAGATAATCGATTACAGTGAAATAAGAAGTTAAATTGTTTGACGCACCTAGCATTGTTGACCTGATGAAACTTAATCCAGTAAACATCAGTAAATGGCTCGCAATCTTCGTCGTCCAATGGTATGAATCTACAAAAGAGAAATAAGAAGTCGAATTGAATTCATAAAAGAAGTAAAAAACAACAATTAACATCATGGTTGAAGACACTTCCGAAAGAGTGAAAAAGATATCTTACTCGTCAATATCACCATATCCTTCGAACAATTTCCTTAATTCATCACCACAACCTAATGCAGGAACATTCCTCACGATTAAATAcctatatcaaaatcacaaatccGCAATTGAGTTGTTTTAGGGCTCACATAATCAAACACAACAAATTAAACTTATATTTACAAGAATCGACTAATTGAAGTTGAATACGAACTTGGATTCGTCGCAAACCGTATAAACGCGTACCGCTGGTTGCTGGTTTTTGTCGCGCGCCATTTTCCTCTGATTGTGGACGACGGTGATTGTGTGTTGTTTGTGCTGATTAAAATGCCAAGAGAgtaattacaaatttggtccctagAGTTATATCAACTTACAGTTTGATTTTATACtatgtattttattttgtggAGATCATCCATACACAACAAGTTTTTCCATACACatcaatttatatttaaattgttgGATTCTCCAACTctataaaacataaattattaTGTATGAAGAAAAAACGGTTATATACAAATCATTTCGGTTTGATACTAATCACTAGGCGACACTTAGTATGAGACTAGGTACCCATGTCTCATGTTAATACAAATATATAGAACAAAGGAATAACTAATTACGTATCTAAGGGTTGAATCCTAATTAATTCAGGGTTCGACAGTTGCATTAGATGACTAACTCTAAATCCCAATTAATCCAGAGTTTGCCATTTGTATTGGATGACAAACTCCTTGCTGATTATTTGAAAAATATTGGACCTTGCATAATTAATGACTTGTACAAGTGGGAGATTGATTGAAATAGTGTCCAACGTCATTAAATATTAGTACTATTTCAAAATAATAACATGGTCCTTTAGGTTGCCTATATGACACAAATtagaaattaaaataaatagaatTAAGGAGAAAATAaggttattaatttattatgtttaataaaTTAATCAGAAACTACTTTGGAATTTGTAATTATTTAACTCAAGGGTTGAATACTAATTAGATAAAAGACTGACTAATTGAAATATTTTAGAACCCTTAACGGTAAGAAGATTTCGAAATATCCATCCCACATTAGATGGGAggtgatttttgaattatttctCCATCCAACATGGGATGAAAGATAAAAATTGACAAAGACTTTAAGATTATAAATAGGGTGCTAagggttttattatgtt encodes:
- the LOC111879021 gene encoding uncharacterized protein LOC111879021; translation: MARDKNQQPAVRVYTVCDESKYLIVRNVPALGCGDELRKLFEGYGDIDEFIPLDDEDCEPFTDVYWIKFHQVNNARFAKRKLDESVFIGNRIQVSYAPQYENLSDTKEKLEGRRTEVVARLNPGRSKGSGVMNMRAVSCSQPKLSSTQSQTNFISQPLNIQHRDPLEPHAQHTVHSQTLPSTVSSNQDYFPLESMNQTVRLVREKLNKIESDTETLKAGSSKKPRIDNRRRI